The following coding sequences are from one Humulus lupulus chromosome X, drHumLupu1.1, whole genome shotgun sequence window:
- the LOC133805894 gene encoding suppressor of mec-8 and unc-52 protein homolog 2-like, with protein sequence MFSKQCDVEHTHLVKRLDYDLLNKIQSEIDKKPDSGEESDGKQPRASKEDQQLLFRTATAKSVYQWIVKPQTAIKSNEMFLPGRMAFIFNMENGYSHDIPTMVHRSRADCPQPEEMVTVSVDGSVLDRISKIMSYLRLGSFGKVLKNKNKDRDVKGNNCKQLELEKLVDILKHAHDLLSTDLSIDSFSLMMNEMQENISLVSFSSRLASQV encoded by the exons atgtttagtaaacaAT GTGATGTGGAGCATACTCACCTGGTGAAAAGATTGGATTATGATTTACTTAATAAAATTCAGAGTGAAATCGACAAGAAGCCAGATTCTGGTGAGGAAAGTGATGGAAAACAACCTAG GGCATCCAAGGAAGATCAACAGTTGTTGTTTCGCACTGCGACTGCAAAG TCTGTTTATCAATGGATAGTGAAGCCCCAAACTGCTATCAAGTCAAATGAAATGTTCCTTCCCGGTAGAATGGCTTTTATTTTTAACATG GAAAATGGGTATTCTCATGACATTCCGACTATGGTGCATAGGAGTAGAGCTGACTGTCCACAGCCTGAG GAAATGGTTACTGTCAGTGTAGATGGTTCTGTGCTTGATCGAATTTCTAAAATCATGTCATATTTACGTCTTGGATCTTTTGGGAAGGTTCTCAAAAACAAAAATAAGGATAGAGATGTAAAAGGAAATAATTGCAAGCAACTT gagttgGAAAAGTTAGTAGATATTTTGAAGCATGCTCATGATTTGCTATCAACAGATCTTTCAATAGATTCCTTCAGTTTGATGATGAATGAGATGCAAGAAAATATATCTCTCGTGTCATTTTCTAGTCGACTTGCTTCACAGGTTTAG